A region from the Beduinella massiliensis genome encodes:
- the yqeC gene encoding selenium cofactor biosynthesis protein YqeC has product MLLSSLHIRGGDLVCAVGGGGKTSLLHALRRAACERGMTAVITTTTHMEVPGADVPFCPVFDPDRLRAILAAHGYCVLGQADGRKLSAAPGTDFGQLRALTDLTLCEADGAHRLFCKAPAAHEPVLPPEATLVVGVMGVRALGLPIETGCHRPQVVADVLGVPLDAALTPEHAALLLCSPRGQRKGVAPGMRYAALVNQADTPERLSRALEVARGCARRGVRALVTAFHQGDAPLYVVPDRQARP; this is encoded by the coding sequence ATGCTCCTTTCATCCCTTCACATTCGCGGCGGCGACCTCGTATGCGCGGTCGGCGGCGGCGGCAAGACGTCGCTGCTTCACGCGCTGCGGCGCGCCGCGTGCGAACGCGGCATGACCGCCGTCATCACCACCACCACGCACATGGAGGTGCCGGGCGCGGACGTGCCGTTCTGCCCGGTCTTTGACCCCGACCGCCTTCGCGCGATACTAGCGGCCCACGGTTACTGCGTGCTCGGCCAGGCGGACGGCCGGAAGCTCTCCGCCGCGCCGGGCACGGACTTTGGGCAGCTTCGCGCGCTTACGGATCTGACGCTGTGCGAGGCCGACGGCGCGCACCGCCTCTTCTGCAAAGCGCCCGCCGCGCACGAACCCGTGCTCCCGCCGGAGGCCACGCTCGTCGTAGGCGTGATGGGCGTTCGCGCGCTGGGGCTTCCAATCGAGACGGGCTGTCACCGACCGCAGGTCGTCGCGGACGTACTGGGCGTACCGCTCGACGCCGCGCTCACCCCAGAGCACGCCGCACTGCTTCTTTGCAGTCCGCGCGGTCAACGAAAGGGCGTCGCCCCCGGCATGCGCTACGCCGCGCTCGTCAATCAGGCGGACACGCCGGAGCGGCTTTCCCGTGCGCTCGAGGTAGCGCGGGGATGCGCGCGACGAGGCGTGCGTGCGCTCGTCACCGCCTTTCATCAGGGGGACGCGCCGCTGTACGTCGTGCCCGATCGGCAGGCGCGCCCTTAA
- a CDS encoding FAD binding domain-containing protein, whose translation MTIREYARPETAEAAWALCQKRQNVVMAGNMWLRMQKKAVGTVIDLSGLGLDYVKEEEDAFELGAMASLRTLETDARLQNEYFGAFSHALSPIVGVQFRNTATVGGSVFARFGFSDVSTLLLAMDARVRLHKGGEVSLAAFQQMPFSRDLLLSVTVPKGALGIGYHAMRRSATDIPMLAVAAVRTEKGLRVAVGARPGRALLLCADEAELTDARRRALLEDVPFGANLRAGAEYRREIADVLVRRAVQDAMEGKRYAN comes from the coding sequence ATGACGATCAGGGAATACGCCCGGCCGGAGACGGCGGAAGCGGCGTGGGCGCTGTGCCAGAAGCGGCAAAACGTCGTGATGGCGGGCAATATGTGGCTCAGAATGCAGAAAAAGGCCGTGGGGACGGTAATCGACCTGTCCGGGCTCGGCCTTGATTACGTAAAAGAAGAAGAGGACGCGTTTGAGCTGGGCGCGATGGCGTCCCTGCGCACGCTCGAAACGGACGCGCGGCTGCAAAATGAATACTTCGGCGCGTTTTCGCACGCGCTTTCGCCCATCGTGGGCGTGCAGTTTCGCAATACCGCGACCGTGGGGGGCAGCGTATTCGCGCGGTTCGGCTTTTCAGATGTATCGACGCTGCTGCTCGCGATGGACGCGCGGGTGCGGCTGCACAAGGGCGGCGAGGTTTCGTTGGCTGCGTTTCAGCAGATGCCCTTTTCGCGGGATCTCCTGCTTTCGGTGACGGTGCCGAAGGGCGCGCTGGGGATAGGGTATCACGCGATGCGGCGAAGCGCTACGGACATTCCGATGCTCGCCGTGGCCGCAGTGCGGACGGAAAAGGGCCTCCGCGTGGCCGTGGGGGCGCGCCCCGGGCGGGCGCTGCTGCTGTGCGCGGACGAGGCGGAGCTGACGGATGCGCGCCGGCGGGCGCTGCTGGAAGACGTGCCCTTTGGTGCGAATCTGCGCGCAGGCGCGGAATACCGGCGTGAGATCGCGGACGTGCTCGTGCGCCGCGCGGTTCAGGATGCGATGGAGGGCAAGCGCTATGCGAATTGA
- a CDS encoding TfoX/Sxy family DNA transformation protein has product MGELSKLLNIGKVVEEQLVQVGVDTPEKLREVGAKVAWLRIKAIDDSACIHRLYAMEGAVRGVKKAALPQEVKAELKAFYEAHK; this is encoded by the coding sequence ATGGGAGAGCTGTCAAAGCTGCTGAACATTGGGAAGGTTGTGGAGGAGCAGCTCGTGCAGGTCGGCGTCGACACGCCGGAAAAGCTGCGCGAGGTGGGGGCAAAGGTCGCCTGGCTTCGCATCAAGGCGATTGACGATTCAGCGTGTATTCACCGGCTGTACGCGATGGAGGGCGCCGTTCGGGGCGTGAAGAAGGCAGCGCTGCCTCAGGAGGTCAAGGCGGAGCTCAAGGCCTTTTACGAGGCGCATAAGTGA
- a CDS encoding molybdopterin cofactor-binding domain-containing protein — MKSVGQGIPKKDAAALLSGRPVYTDDIAPADCLCVKILHSPHANAMIEEIDVSGALKTPGVVCALTYRDAPQSRFTLAGQTYPEPSPYDRLILDKHLRCVGDPVALVAAEDARAAEAALRRIRVKYAVLPAVLDAEQALDNPVLVHPEADWKALCDVGADNRRNLCAHDVTQQGDVDAELEACDVVVERTYRTQANQQCMMETFRAYTYLDAYGRLNVVSSTQVPFHVRRILANALEMRKSEIRVLKPRIGGGFGAKQTAVCEIYPALVTMKTGRPAKIVFTREESLTYSSPRHPMTIRVRLGADADGTIRAMDMHTLSNTGAYGEHGPTTVGLSGHKSLPLYSGARAFRFSYDVVYTNTMSSGAYRGYGATQGLFAMESAVNELAHRLHMDPAALRERNMVHEGDVMPAYYGETAQSCALDRCLARAKEMTGWAEKYPRRVLENGHIRAVGLALAMQGSGISGVDTAAVSIRVGDDGIYNMAVGATDMGTGCDTILAQMAADCLCCEVSDVTVTGVDTDQSPYDTGSYASSTTYVTGMAVVKACEQLRSQIEAAGARMLEVPQAEAEFDGRRVLHAASGREISLRDVANRSLAAGAEEIFASSSHGSPVSPPPFMAGVAEVDVDPETGKVEMVDYAAVVDCGTVVNPNLARVQTEGGIAQGIGMALFEDVQMTGKGRMASNSFLQYKIPTRLDVGRIRVEFAPSYEPTGPFGAKSIGEIVINTPAPAIADAVYNAVGVRVTELPITPEKVLEGMRRK; from the coding sequence ATGAAAAGCGTAGGACAGGGCATTCCCAAGAAGGACGCCGCGGCGCTGCTTTCCGGCAGACCCGTGTATACGGACGACATCGCGCCCGCAGACTGCCTGTGCGTGAAGATTTTGCACAGTCCGCACGCGAACGCCATGATCGAGGAGATCGACGTTTCCGGCGCGCTGAAGACGCCGGGGGTCGTCTGCGCGCTGACCTATCGGGACGCGCCGCAAAGCCGCTTCACCCTTGCGGGGCAGACTTACCCCGAGCCCAGCCCCTACGACCGGCTGATCCTCGACAAGCACCTGCGCTGCGTGGGCGACCCGGTGGCCCTCGTCGCGGCGGAGGACGCGCGCGCGGCGGAGGCGGCGCTCAGGCGGATCCGGGTGAAGTACGCGGTGCTGCCCGCGGTGCTCGACGCAGAACAAGCCCTGGACAACCCGGTGCTCGTGCACCCGGAGGCGGACTGGAAGGCGCTTTGCGACGTCGGTGCGGATAACAGGCGCAACCTCTGCGCGCACGATGTGACGCAGCAGGGCGACGTGGACGCGGAGCTTGAGGCCTGCGACGTGGTGGTGGAGCGCACCTACCGCACGCAGGCGAACCAGCAGTGCATGATGGAGACCTTCCGCGCCTACACTTATCTGGACGCGTATGGGCGGCTGAACGTCGTCAGTTCCACGCAGGTCCCCTTCCATGTGCGCCGCATTCTGGCCAACGCCCTGGAAATGCGAAAGAGCGAGATTCGCGTGCTCAAGCCGCGCATCGGCGGCGGCTTTGGCGCGAAACAGACGGCGGTGTGCGAAATTTATCCCGCGCTGGTGACGATGAAGACGGGGCGGCCTGCGAAGATCGTCTTTACGCGCGAGGAGAGCCTGACCTATTCCTCGCCGCGCCACCCGATGACGATCCGCGTGCGACTGGGCGCGGATGCGGACGGCACGATCCGCGCGATGGACATGCACACGCTGTCCAACACCGGCGCGTACGGCGAGCACGGCCCGACGACGGTGGGCCTTTCCGGGCACAAGTCGCTGCCGCTCTATTCCGGCGCAAGGGCGTTTCGCTTCAGTTACGACGTGGTGTATACGAACACGATGTCCTCCGGCGCGTACCGTGGCTATGGCGCGACGCAAGGGCTCTTCGCGATGGAATCGGCGGTAAACGAGCTCGCGCACAGGCTGCACATGGATCCGGCGGCGCTGCGCGAGCGCAACATGGTGCACGAGGGCGACGTGATGCCCGCCTATTACGGCGAGACAGCGCAGAGCTGCGCGCTGGATCGCTGCCTCGCGCGCGCGAAGGAGATGACCGGCTGGGCGGAGAAGTATCCGCGCCGCGTGCTCGAAAACGGGCATATCCGCGCGGTCGGTCTGGCGCTGGCGATGCAGGGCTCGGGCATATCAGGCGTGGATACGGCCGCGGTCTCCATCCGCGTGGGCGACGACGGCATCTACAATATGGCCGTCGGCGCGACCGACATGGGCACGGGCTGCGATACGATCCTCGCGCAGATGGCTGCGGACTGCCTGTGTTGCGAGGTATCCGACGTCACCGTGACGGGCGTGGACACCGACCAGTCGCCCTATGACACGGGCTCCTATGCGTCCAGCACCACCTATGTGACCGGCATGGCGGTGGTCAAGGCCTGCGAGCAGCTGCGCTCGCAGATCGAGGCCGCGGGCGCGCGGATGCTGGAGGTTCCGCAGGCGGAGGCGGAGTTCGACGGCCGCCGCGTGCTGCACGCGGCGAGCGGGCGGGAAATCTCCCTGCGCGACGTCGCTAACCGTTCTCTCGCCGCGGGCGCGGAGGAGATTTTTGCGAGCAGCTCGCACGGTTCGCCCGTTTCGCCGCCGCCCTTTATGGCGGGCGTCGCGGAGGTCGACGTGGACCCTGAAACGGGCAAGGTTGAGATGGTGGACTACGCGGCGGTGGTGGACTGCGGCACGGTGGTAAATCCGAACCTCGCGCGCGTGCAGACAGAGGGCGGCATCGCGCAGGGCATCGGCATGGCGCTCTTTGAGGATGTACAGATGACGGGTAAGGGGAGGATGGCGAGCAATTCTTTCCTGCAATATAAAATTCCGACGCGCCTGGACGTGGGACGCATCCGCGTGGAGTTCGCGCCAAGCTACGAGCCGACGGGCCCCTTCGGTGCGAAGTCCATCGGTGAAATCGTCATCAACACCCCCGCGCCCGCGATCGCGGACGCCGTCTACAACGCGGTGGGCGTACGGGTGACCGAACTGCCCATTACGCCGGAAAAGGTGCTCGAAGGGATGCGGCGGAAATGA
- a CDS encoding 2Fe-2S iron-sulfur cluster-binding protein — MRIEMTLNGRRVGADVPADATLFEFLRAQGMKSVKCGCETTNCGLCTVHLNGKPVLSCSQLAARCAGSEVVTLEGLQEEAKLLARCLADEGAEQCGFCSPGLVMNVLAMARELERPTPDEVDRFLAGNLCRCTGYMSQRRAIARYLELKEAAR, encoded by the coding sequence ATGCGAATTGAGATGACGCTGAACGGCAGGCGCGTCGGCGCGGACGTGCCGGCGGACGCGACGCTGTTTGAATTCCTGCGCGCGCAGGGGATGAAGAGCGTGAAGTGCGGATGCGAGACGACGAACTGCGGGCTTTGCACCGTGCATCTGAACGGAAAGCCCGTGCTTTCGTGCAGTCAGCTGGCTGCGCGCTGCGCGGGCAGCGAGGTCGTGACGCTGGAGGGGCTGCAGGAGGAGGCAAAGCTGCTCGCCCGGTGCCTGGCGGACGAGGGGGCGGAGCAGTGCGGCTTTTGCAGCCCGGGGCTCGTCATGAACGTGCTGGCCATGGCGCGCGAGCTTGAGCGCCCGACGCCGGACGAGGTGGATCGCTTCCTGGCGGGCAACCTTTGCCGCTGCACGGGCTACATGAGCCAGCGGAGGGCGATCGCGCGGTATCTGGAACTAAAGGAGGCGGCGCGATGA
- a CDS encoding cob(I)yrinic acid a,c-diamide adenosyltransferase: MQGLIHVYYGDGKGKTTAAMGLAMRALGAGMRVTVLQFLKNRPSSEVAMLEKLGAKVLRGQANDKFIFQMNDAEREETARIHAENFRRAAESGCELLVLDEALSAVSAGVFSQEALVAFLKGKPPAMEVVLTGHAALEPVMQQADYITHMVCERHPYARGIAARQGIEY; encoded by the coding sequence ATGCAGGGATTGATACACGTCTACTACGGAGACGGCAAGGGCAAGACCACGGCGGCCATGGGATTGGCGATGCGCGCACTGGGCGCGGGTATGCGCGTGACGGTGCTGCAATTTCTCAAAAATCGGCCGTCCAGCGAGGTGGCGATGCTCGAAAAACTCGGCGCGAAGGTGCTGCGCGGGCAGGCGAACGACAAGTTTATCTTTCAGATGAACGACGCGGAGCGCGAAGAGACGGCACGCATCCACGCGGAGAACTTTCGGCGGGCGGCGGAGAGCGGCTGCGAGCTGCTCGTGCTGGACGAGGCGCTTTCCGCCGTGAGCGCAGGCGTCTTTTCCCAGGAGGCGCTCGTCGCGTTCCTCAAAGGCAAGCCGCCTGCGATGGAGGTCGTGCTGACGGGGCATGCGGCGCTGGAGCCGGTCATGCAGCAGGCCGATTACATCACGCATATGGTCTGCGAGCGCCATCCATACGCGCGCGGGATCGCGGCGCGCCAGGGGATCGAGTATTGA
- a CDS encoding S-ribosylhomocysteine lyase: METIASFQIDHDILTPGMYVSRVDGDVVTYDLRFKRPNQGDYVSNGALHTFEHLFATYVRNSRFGDQVVYFGPMGCRTGFYFLTREGLSRENAIALTREACDFIARFEGEIPGARPRECGNYREHDLEDARREAAAYARVLEGWTPERMAYPA, encoded by the coding sequence ATGGAGACGATCGCGAGCTTTCAAATCGATCACGACATCTTGACGCCGGGCATGTACGTCTCGCGCGTGGACGGCGACGTGGTCACGTACGACCTGCGCTTTAAGCGCCCGAACCAGGGGGATTACGTTTCCAACGGCGCGCTGCACACGTTTGAGCACCTGTTCGCCACCTACGTGCGGAACAGCCGCTTTGGGGATCAGGTCGTCTACTTCGGCCCCATGGGCTGCCGTACGGGATTTTATTTCCTGACGCGCGAAGGGCTTTCAAGGGAAAACGCCATTGCGCTCACGCGCGAAGCGTGCGATTTTATTGCGCGGTTTGAGGGAGAAATACCCGGCGCAAGGCCGCGCGAATGCGGAAACTATCGGGAACATGACCTGGAGGATGCGCGGCGCGAGGCCGCCGCCTATGCGCGCGTGCTGGAAGGGTGGACGCCGGAGAGAATGGCGTACCCGGCGTAA
- a CDS encoding XdhC family protein — MNVLQQAARAALNGERVLLFTRLPDGLHAACIGGAWIGHAPCFEIAEALGKDLRLPATVETPDGRVVVESFCSMPDAMLVGAGHVASALCAVLSRVGFRVRVADPRGDLLAPERFPGAEELLLTGYVEAARSEPPNGSDFFILTPGHDTDLCALREALRRPHGYVGMLASRRKASSVRETLRAEGFSEAELRDVHAPVGLAIGARTPEEIAVSIAAEVIAWHRVEQGLDETQPLSLLSQLSQGEGEVLLSVAERRGSAPRGIGARLLLTKSGQSLGTVGGGIVERRALEAAGLTRVDGAPRVVRIATGSGEMGCGGEVSVLVERL; from the coding sequence GTGAACGTCCTGCAGCAAGCGGCGCGCGCGGCGCTTAACGGGGAACGCGTCCTCCTCTTCACCCGCCTGCCGGACGGCCTTCACGCCGCCTGCATCGGCGGCGCGTGGATCGGCCACGCACCCTGCTTTGAAATCGCGGAAGCGTTAGGAAAGGACCTGCGCCTGCCCGCGACGGTCGAGACCCCGGACGGACGCGTCGTCGTCGAGTCCTTCTGCTCGATGCCCGACGCGATGCTCGTGGGTGCCGGGCACGTCGCCTCGGCGCTGTGCGCGGTGCTTTCCCGCGTGGGCTTCCGGGTGCGCGTCGCGGATCCGCGCGGCGACCTGCTCGCTCCGGAGCGCTTTCCCGGCGCGGAAGAGCTGCTTTTAACCGGCTACGTCGAGGCCGCCCGCAGCGAGCCTCCGAACGGATCGGACTTTTTCATCCTCACCCCCGGACACGACACCGACCTTTGCGCCTTGCGCGAGGCGCTCCGCCGCCCGCACGGCTACGTCGGCATGCTCGCCAGCCGGCGTAAGGCATCCTCCGTGCGCGAGACGCTGCGCGCCGAGGGCTTTTCGGAGGCCGAGCTGCGCGATGTTCACGCTCCCGTGGGCCTCGCCATCGGCGCCAGGACACCGGAAGAAATCGCCGTCAGCATCGCGGCGGAGGTCATCGCCTGGCACCGCGTGGAGCAGGGGCTCGACGAGACACAGCCGCTTTCACTCCTGTCCCAACTGTCGCAGGGAGAGGGCGAGGTGCTTCTCTCCGTCGCAGAGCGCCGTGGTTCCGCGCCGCGCGGCATCGGTGCGCGCCTGCTGCTGACGAAATCCGGGCAATCGCTCGGCACCGTAGGGGGCGGCATCGTCGAACGCCGCGCGTTGGAGGCTGCCGGTCTTACGCGCGTAGACGGCGCGCCCCGCGTCGTTCGCATCGCCACCGGCAGCGGTGAAATGGGCTGCGGCGGTGAGGTTTCCGTGCTGGTGGAACGGCTTTAA
- a CDS encoding NTP transferase domain-containing protein, with translation MKLGVVLLAAGRSLRYGGDKLAESIEGKTLLERALEIIRDVDAQRRVAVVSTQARAEAARRMGVQPVMNGQPEAGISHSVRLGLEACTGMDAYLFMVGDQPWLRGESVERLLAAYARGGCTIACLGSGETMGNPVVFAARYLPELMALTGDAGGKRVARAHRDEVRVVQTDARELWDMDQPLEGRKREGACRD, from the coding sequence ATGAAGCTGGGCGTCGTGCTGCTGGCGGCGGGCAGAAGCCTGCGTTACGGCGGGGACAAGCTGGCGGAATCCATCGAGGGAAAGACGCTGCTGGAGCGTGCGCTCGAAATCATCCGTGACGTGGACGCACAGCGGCGCGTGGCGGTCGTTTCGACGCAGGCGCGGGCCGAAGCGGCGCGTCGCATGGGCGTGCAGCCGGTGATGAACGGCCAGCCGGAGGCGGGCATCTCCCACTCTGTGCGCCTTGGGCTGGAGGCCTGCACGGGGATGGACGCGTACCTCTTCATGGTGGGCGACCAGCCCTGGCTGCGCGGGGAAAGCGTAGAGCGTCTGCTCGCGGCATACGCGCGCGGCGGCTGCACGATCGCCTGCCTCGGAAGCGGAGAGACGATGGGAAACCCCGTGGTCTTCGCGGCGCGCTATCTGCCGGAGCTTATGGCGCTCACGGGCGACGCGGGCGGAAAGCGCGTCGCGCGGGCGCACCGGGACGAGGTACGCGTCGTGCAGACGGACGCGCGGGAACTGTGGGACATGGATCAGCCGTTAGAAGGCAGAAAGCGTGAGGGCGCATGCAGGGATTGA
- a CDS encoding manganese catalase family protein, whose product MWIYEKKLQYPVRIARTNPRLAQAIISQYGGPDGELSASLRYLSQRYSMPYAKAKGTLTDIGTEELAHLEIVGSIIYQLTRDLSPEEVLAKGFETYLVDHTTGVYPQAASGAPYTAAYIQVKGDPITDLHEDMAAEMKAKTTYDNILRISDDPDVNDAIRFLRQREIVHYQRFGELLRDVQEHLDSDNFFAINPSFDK is encoded by the coding sequence CGCCTGGCACAGGCGATCATCAGCCAGTACGGCGGACCCGACGGCGAGTTAAGCGCCTCGCTGCGCTATCTCAGTCAGCGCTATTCCATGCCTTACGCCAAGGCCAAGGGCACGCTGACCGATATCGGTACGGAAGAACTTGCGCATCTGGAAATTGTCGGCAGCATTATCTACCAGCTCACCCGTGACCTTTCGCCGGAGGAGGTGCTCGCCAAGGGCTTTGAAACCTATCTGGTGGACCACACCACAGGCGTGTATCCGCAGGCCGCTTCCGGCGCGCCCTACACGGCCGCCTATATTCAGGTGAAGGGCGATCCCATCACCGACCTGCACGAGGATATGGCTGCGGAGATGAAGGCGAAGACCACGTATGACAACATCCTGCGCATCAGCGACGACCCGGATGTGAACGACGCCATCCGCTTCCTGCGTCAGCGCGAGATCGTGCACTACCAGCGTTTCGGCGAGCTGTTAAGGGACGTCCAGGAACACCTCGATTCCGACAACTTCTTCGCCATCAACCCGTCCTTTGACAAATAA
- the yqeB gene encoding selenium-dependent molybdenum cofactor biosynthesis protein YqeB produces MLVLIRGAGDLATGVAVRLVRAGMSVVLCDIAQPTAIRRTVAFSEAIRLGETAVEGIVARRAGDPQDALSLLALGVVPVLCDETAQCVPALTPDVLVDAILAKRNLGTHTGMAPIVVALGPGFTAGVDAHAVVETMRGHDLGRVYYTGSALPNTGVPGEIGGQSRKRVLRAPADGLFLPLQNIGDEVSPGEVVATVGGIPMQTEIGGVLRGILPAGLCVPRGFKCADVDPRCQRAHCDSISDKARALGGGVLEAILHFQNRRDAR; encoded by the coding sequence ATGCTCGTTCTCATCCGCGGCGCGGGCGACCTTGCGACCGGCGTCGCCGTGCGCCTCGTGCGCGCGGGCATGTCCGTCGTGCTGTGCGACATCGCGCAGCCTACAGCCATCCGGCGTACGGTCGCCTTCAGCGAGGCCATTCGCCTGGGAGAAACGGCGGTGGAGGGCATTGTCGCGCGCCGCGCCGGTGATCCGCAGGATGCGCTGTCGCTGCTCGCTTTGGGCGTCGTACCCGTACTGTGCGACGAGACGGCGCAGTGCGTCCCTGCGCTCACGCCCGATGTGCTGGTGGACGCGATCCTCGCCAAGCGAAACCTCGGCACCCACACCGGTATGGCCCCCATCGTCGTCGCCCTGGGGCCCGGATTCACTGCGGGCGTAGACGCTCACGCCGTCGTGGAGACGATGCGCGGCCATGACCTTGGGCGCGTCTATTACACGGGGAGCGCCCTGCCCAACACCGGCGTGCCCGGCGAAATCGGCGGACAGAGCAGGAAGCGTGTGCTGCGCGCCCCCGCGGACGGGCTCTTTCTCCCCCTGCAGAACATCGGCGACGAGGTCAGCCCCGGCGAAGTCGTCGCGACCGTCGGAGGCATTCCGATGCAGACCGAAATCGGCGGCGTGCTGCGCGGTATCCTGCCCGCAGGTCTCTGTGTCCCGCGGGGTTTCAAGTGCGCCGACGTCGATCCCCGCTGTCAACGCGCCCACTGTGATTCCATCTCCGACAAGGCGCGCGCGCTGGGCGGCGGCGTGCTCGAGGCCATTTTACACTTTCAAAACAGGAGGGATGCACGGTGA
- a CDS encoding GNAT family N-acetyltransferase, with product MLDRTIPYYNLLMRCDEVATEKWTLPYDHRIRFYEPGDAPNWARVERAVGDFPDKVQAQVEAYFLGRYDLEALSRRCLFAVNGEGSVVGTCTAWRDPKGLEDVASLHWLAVEPGSQGRGIGRALVDETMRLFERLGEMPVYLHTQPWSHRAIGLYLDVGFYALKTESFGDYENQFEDAARTLRAHLDARTYEKLMDTAR from the coding sequence ATGCTGGATCGGACGATACCGTATTACAACCTGCTCATGCGCTGCGACGAGGTGGCAACGGAAAAATGGACGCTGCCGTACGACCATCGCATTCGCTTTTATGAACCAGGGGACGCGCCGAATTGGGCGCGCGTCGAACGGGCGGTCGGGGACTTTCCGGACAAGGTGCAGGCACAGGTGGAAGCGTATTTTCTCGGACGGTACGATCTGGAGGCGCTTTCACGCCGCTGCCTGTTTGCCGTAAACGGCGAGGGGAGCGTGGTCGGCACCTGCACCGCCTGGCGCGATCCGAAGGGCTTGGAGGACGTCGCTTCGCTGCACTGGCTGGCGGTCGAGCCCGGTTCGCAGGGCAGGGGAATCGGCCGCGCGTTGGTAGACGAGACGATGCGCCTTTTCGAGCGCCTGGGCGAGATGCCCGTCTACCTGCACACGCAGCCGTGGAGCCATAGGGCGATCGGGCTGTATCTGGACGTCGGGTTTTACGCCCTGAAGACGGAAAGCTTCGGCGACTATGAAAACCAGTTTGAGGACGCTGCACGCACGCTTCGCGCGCATCTGGACGCGAGAACGTATGAAAAGCTGATGGACACGGCGAGGTAA
- a CDS encoding GNAT family N-acetyltransferase, with amino-acid sequence MDIEDGELIVRNAREADAPQLCAWWNDGTVMAHAGFPRGLGTSEEAVRAQLAQDDDHHRRCIIVFRGAPVGEMNYRRTDEGTAEIGIKICEASAQNRGLGTRLLTLFIGALFKTYGYERIVLDTNLQNVRAQHVYEKLGFQRVGVRVNAFKDQLGRWQSAVDYELKRNDWQKK; translated from the coding sequence ATGGACATAGAGGATGGGGAGCTTATCGTTCGGAATGCGCGGGAAGCGGACGCGCCGCAGCTGTGCGCTTGGTGGAACGACGGCACGGTCATGGCGCATGCGGGTTTTCCGCGCGGATTGGGCACGTCGGAAGAAGCGGTGCGCGCGCAGCTAGCGCAGGACGACGATCACCATCGCCGCTGCATCATCGTGTTTCGCGGCGCGCCGGTCGGCGAAATGAATTACCGGCGAACGGACGAAGGGACGGCGGAGATCGGCATCAAGATCTGCGAGGCGAGCGCACAGAACAGAGGATTGGGCACGCGGCTGCTGACGCTGTTCATCGGCGCCCTCTTTAAAACGTACGGATACGAGCGGATCGTGCTGGATACGAACCTGCAAAACGTGAGGGCACAGCACGTCTACGAAAAGCTGGGCTTTCAGCGGGTAGGCGTGCGCGTAAACGCCTTCAAGGATCAGCTCGGCAGGTGGCAATCCGCCGTCGATTACGAGCTGAAACGCAACGATTGGCAGAAAAAATGA
- a CDS encoding DUF3795 domain-containing protein, which translates to MKGYRRAHPQFSLCGLNCALCVMHIGGYCPGCGGGEGNQPCAIIRCALAHDAVEYCRQCSDYPCARYEGALEYDLFIPSGNRRRDLERAERMGLEAYLAELAEKADILLNLLRDYNDGRRKTLYCAAANLLSLDGLRTVMAQLSQGVNENRPLKDKATQAAALLQTAADAEGVSLKLKKKPKTQ; encoded by the coding sequence ATGAAGGGTTACCGGCGTGCCCACCCGCAGTTTTCGCTCTGCGGGCTGAACTGCGCCCTGTGCGTCATGCATATCGGCGGCTACTGCCCCGGCTGCGGTGGCGGAGAGGGCAATCAGCCCTGCGCCATCATTCGCTGCGCACTTGCGCACGACGCCGTCGAATATTGCCGTCAGTGCAGCGATTACCCCTGCGCGCGCTACGAAGGCGCGCTGGAGTACGACCTCTTCATTCCTTCCGGCAACAGACGGCGGGATTTAGAGCGCGCGGAGCGCATGGGGCTCGAAGCCTATCTCGCCGAACTCGCGGAAAAGGCGGACATTCTCCTAAATTTGCTTCGCGACTACAACGACGGACGGCGCAAGACGCTCTACTGCGCAGCGGCCAATCTGCTGAGCCTTGACGGCCTGCGGACGGTCATGGCTCAGCTTTCGCAGGGCGTGAACGAAAACAGGCCGCTCAAGGACAAAGCCACGCAGGCCGCCGCGCTGCTACAGACAGCCGCAGACGCGGAGGGCGTCTCGCTAAAGCTCAAAAAGAAGCCCAAGACCCAATAA